A genomic region of Chrysiogenia bacterium contains the following coding sequences:
- the pbpC gene encoding penicillin-binding protein 1C, which yields MVRSPLRAVALVVLGLCAGVVATAYLVPLPERLLAGPSRVVYFRDGTPAYVTLSTDDKWRIPVSVDEVDPNYLAALVEIEDGRFWWHPGVDPLAVVRALFQNVSAGGVVSGASTLTMQLVRVLEPRPRSLSSKFIEALRALQLELRLSKREILQAYLSFIPYGRNIEGLEAASLAYFGHRADALSPSEIATLLAVPQNPNSRYPTKPHIARLTAARDAILRRMGERAWPWPAVSVESTLTKAAPHSLKPFPREAPHAARWLLENNPLETRIHTTLDKTTQQFAEGVFTRARASLAADGIFNGAVVIADHRSARIEALIGNFEFLEDDHGAQIVGFDVPRSPGSLLKPFIYASAIDQGIVLPQTLVEDIPVHYGSYSPENYDQDFRGLVRMEEALSWSLNVPFVNLLGKVGVERFLGRLQSMGVRSLRSEPGYYGLSAAIGGVEITPLEIAGLFASLANRGRYRHLELLERAGDSRPATEISPEGFSAFSEGATYLTRQTLSLRDRPDFPGRRDYSAMPPSIHWKTGTSFGHRDAWASGSGPRHTAVVWLGNFDNSPSNRLVGADAAGPILFDLLEGLASAEDAGHRDLPPADLRPVKLCAYSGYVHTDACPHTIEALARGQSVPSKPCPFHTRREIDLETGHALGPLCMEGRRHAPQTFLRWPANVRRWLKDRYRTLPEPPSFAPECRRAASEGRPAIISPPPGHVVFLIGGRSATEQEIPLEAEGASGAPLSWFVDGEFLGKALPDERLWWIPEPGKHLLLTQNELGESDSRWIEVRADRAGNR from the coding sequence ATAGTTCGCTCTCCACTGAGGGCAGTCGCACTTGTAGTGCTCGGGCTCTGCGCGGGCGTAGTTGCCACCGCGTATCTTGTTCCACTGCCTGAGCGGCTCCTCGCGGGCCCATCGCGGGTGGTCTACTTCCGGGACGGAACGCCCGCATATGTAACGCTCTCGACCGACGACAAGTGGCGGATTCCCGTTTCCGTGGACGAAGTCGATCCCAACTATCTGGCGGCCCTGGTCGAGATCGAGGACGGCAGGTTCTGGTGGCATCCCGGAGTGGACCCGCTGGCGGTTGTCAGGGCGCTCTTCCAGAACGTCTCCGCGGGCGGCGTGGTATCAGGCGCCTCGACGCTGACCATGCAGCTCGTGCGCGTTCTCGAACCCCGGCCGCGCAGCCTCAGCTCCAAATTCATCGAGGCCCTGCGCGCGTTGCAGCTGGAACTGCGCCTATCCAAGCGGGAGATCCTCCAGGCCTACCTGAGCTTCATCCCTTATGGGCGCAACATCGAGGGCCTCGAAGCCGCTTCGCTCGCCTACTTCGGCCATCGGGCCGACGCGCTTTCGCCTTCGGAGATCGCCACCCTTCTTGCCGTGCCGCAGAACCCAAACAGCCGCTACCCCACGAAGCCGCATATTGCCAGGTTAACGGCTGCCCGCGATGCCATCCTCCGGCGCATGGGCGAGCGCGCCTGGCCGTGGCCCGCTGTCTCGGTGGAATCGACTCTCACCAAGGCCGCGCCCCATTCGCTGAAACCCTTCCCCCGCGAGGCGCCCCACGCCGCGCGCTGGCTTCTGGAAAACAATCCGCTGGAAACGCGCATTCACACAACGCTCGATAAAACCACGCAACAATTCGCCGAAGGCGTCTTCACCCGCGCTCGCGCGAGCCTTGCCGCCGACGGCATTTTCAACGGCGCCGTCGTGATCGCCGACCACCGGAGCGCGCGAATCGAGGCGCTGATCGGAAATTTCGAGTTTCTCGAAGACGACCACGGCGCCCAGATCGTGGGCTTCGACGTGCCACGCTCGCCGGGTTCGCTGCTCAAGCCCTTTATCTACGCCTCCGCAATCGACCAGGGGATCGTTCTTCCGCAGACGCTGGTGGAGGACATTCCCGTTCACTACGGCTCCTACTCCCCCGAAAACTACGACCAGGATTTCCGGGGCCTGGTGCGCATGGAGGAAGCACTCTCCTGGTCGCTCAACGTCCCCTTCGTGAATTTGCTGGGAAAGGTGGGAGTCGAGCGATTCCTGGGCAGGCTGCAATCCATGGGCGTGCGAAGTCTTCGGAGTGAGCCGGGCTACTACGGCCTTTCAGCCGCAATCGGCGGCGTCGAGATCACCCCGCTCGAAATCGCCGGTCTTTTTGCGAGCCTCGCCAATCGCGGCCGCTACCGGCATCTGGAACTGCTGGAACGCGCGGGGGATTCCCGGCCTGCTACTGAGATCTCCCCGGAGGGATTCTCCGCTTTTTCCGAGGGTGCCACCTATCTGACCCGGCAGACGCTCTCGCTCCGGGATCGCCCGGATTTTCCGGGGCGGCGTGATTACTCGGCCATGCCGCCGAGCATCCACTGGAAGACGGGCACTAGCTTCGGCCACCGCGATGCCTGGGCATCGGGCTCGGGCCCCCGCCATACCGCCGTCGTGTGGCTCGGCAACTTCGACAACTCACCTAGCAACAGGCTCGTTGGGGCCGATGCCGCCGGGCCGATCCTCTTCGACCTGCTGGAGGGACTCGCCTCCGCCGAGGATGCGGGCCACCGGGACTTGCCGCCGGCGGACCTTCGACCGGTAAAGCTCTGCGCTTATTCGGGTTACGTCCATACCGATGCCTGCCCGCACACGATTGAAGCCCTCGCCCGCGGCCAGAGCGTGCCCTCGAAACCCTGCCCCTTCCACACCCGGCGGGAAATCGACCTCGAGACGGGCCACGCGCTGGGCCCGCTGTGCATGGAGGGCCGCCGCCACGCGCCCCAGACCTTTCTGCGCTGGCCCGCGAACGTGCGCAGGTGGCTCAAGGACCGCTACCGCACCCTGCCCGAACCACCCTCGTTTGCCCCCGAGTGCAGGCGCGCAGCATCCGAGGGGCGCCCCGCAATCATCTCACCGCCTCCAGGACACGTGGTCTTTTTGATTGGCGGACGTTCGGCAACCGAGCAGGAAATTCCGCTTGAAGCCGAGGGTGCCTCCGGCGCGCCGCTCAGCTGGTTCGTCGACGGGGAGTTCCTCGGAAAAGCCCTGCCCGATGAACGCCTGTGGTGGATTCCCGAGCCGGGCAAGCACCTCCTGCTGACCCAGAACGAACTGGGCGAATCCGATTCCAGGTGGATCGAAGTGCGGGCCGACCGGGCAGGAAACAGGTAA
- a CDS encoding helix-turn-helix transcriptional regulator, with product MKTPIQGLAHLRKIKGFSQKELAHKTGIVRTTLSRIESGRVRPNLDEVRWIAEALGVSETEVLASLEPMNAILWVPKCERPSGLASFLQQQRTCEHVSE from the coding sequence ATGAAGACACCCATTCAGGGCCTCGCCCACCTCCGCAAGATCAAGGGATTCTCCCAGAAGGAACTCGCCCACAAAACCGGCATCGTCCGCACGACACTCTCGCGCATTGAGAGCGGGCGTGTCAGGCCGAACCTCGACGAAGTCCGCTGGATCGCCGAGGCGCTGGGCGTAAGCGAAACCGAAGTCCTCGCCTCGCTCGAACCCATGAACGCGATCCTCTGGGTTCCAAAGTGCGAGAGACCCTCCGGCCTTGCGTCCTTCCTGCAGCAGCAACGGACCTGCGAGCATGTGTCCGAATGA